In the genome of Ignavibacteriales bacterium, one region contains:
- a CDS encoding GHMP kinase yields the protein MIISQTPLRISLCGGGTDFKEYYQLKEGFVVSSAIDKYIFVIIKERFDDLIYVNYTKKEIVSSVDEIQHELVREVLRKSKLDKGIEITMLADVPSEGSGLGSSSSLTVGLLNAAYHYRGFQVTHEQLAKEACEIEIDTLKKPIGKQDQYIAAYGGLKAIKFNKDETVETEAIELPTNLKRKLGANLLLFYTNITRSSSTVLTEQKKSISDKLDYHDSIKKLAYDTEGSLLNGNVDDVGRLLSENWDLKKNLSSNISNAEIDKMYSTAINAGAVGGKIAGAGGGGFLLVYCKREDHDKLREAMQDYREMPFMLEPQGSKIIFNYKRYDLK from the coding sequence ATGATCATCTCACAAACCCCATTACGGATAAGCCTTTGCGGAGGCGGAACAGATTTTAAAGAATATTATCAGTTAAAGGAAGGATTTGTTGTCTCATCCGCGATTGATAAATATATTTTTGTCATTATCAAAGAAAGATTTGATGATCTCATTTATGTTAACTATACAAAAAAAGAAATCGTCAGTTCTGTTGATGAAATTCAGCACGAACTCGTGCGTGAAGTCCTGCGAAAGTCAAAGCTTGATAAAGGCATAGAAATTACAATGCTTGCCGATGTCCCTTCAGAAGGATCGGGTTTAGGTTCATCAAGCAGCTTAACAGTCGGGTTATTAAATGCTGCTTACCATTATAGAGGATTCCAGGTAACACATGAACAACTGGCAAAAGAAGCATGCGAAATCGAAATTGATACTCTAAAAAAACCTATAGGCAAACAAGATCAGTACATTGCCGCATACGGCGGGTTGAAAGCAATTAAGTTTAATAAGGATGAAACTGTCGAAACGGAAGCCATTGAACTTCCAACAAATTTAAAAAGAAAACTTGGAGCTAACCTTCTACTGTTCTACACTAACATTACAAGGAGCTCCTCAACAGTACTAACTGAACAGAAAAAATCTATAAGTGATAAGCTTGATTATCACGATTCAATAAAAAAATTAGCTTATGATACAGAAGGAAGTTTGTTGAACGGAAATGTTGATGATGTAGGCCGATTACTTTCTGAAAACTGGGACTTAAAGAAAAATTTATCCTCAAATATTTCAAATGCGGAAATAGATAAAATGTATTCAACCGCAATTAATGCAGGAGCAGTTGGAGGTAAAATTGCTGGTGCAGGCGGTGGGGGATTTTTGTTAGTATACTGTAAACGTGAGGATCATGATAAGTTGCGCGAAGCAATGCAGGATTATCGCGAAATGCCGTTTATGCTTGAACCGCAAGGAAGTAAAATAATTTTTAACTATAAGCGTTATGATCTTAAGTAG
- a CDS encoding class I SAM-dependent methyltransferase, with protein MTEKKYDFRKQLYDAYVTTFKNYISNENNYSNESLFAGYKKRYLKYLSGFSKNASVIDIGCGNGLLLQFLYKEGFNNLYGIDISDEQINIARSRGLNADSYDVFSFLTEHKKKYDIVFAMDVIEHLYKKELFDFFRGIHSILNENGLLIIQTPNGDGISPNHIIYGDLTHLTIFNPNSLSQILRLVGFDEINSFETGPTTKGFLSTIRLILWKIIRVIFMAVRIIETGGSEKILTQDFTCTARKRKPDNK; from the coding sequence ATGACTGAAAAAAAATATGATTTCCGTAAACAGCTTTATGATGCTTATGTAACGACATTTAAAAATTATATAAGTAATGAAAACAATTATTCAAATGAATCACTGTTTGCAGGATATAAAAAAAGATATCTGAAATATCTCTCTGGATTTTCGAAGAATGCCTCTGTAATAGATATCGGTTGTGGTAATGGATTATTGCTTCAGTTTCTTTATAAGGAAGGATTTAACAATTTATACGGGATTGATATTTCTGATGAACAAATCAATATTGCAAGATCTAGAGGATTAAATGCTGATAGTTATGATGTGTTTTCATTTTTAACAGAACACAAAAAAAAATATGATATAGTTTTTGCAATGGATGTTATTGAACATTTATACAAAAAGGAATTGTTTGATTTTTTCAGGGGGATTCATTCAATACTCAACGAAAATGGTTTATTAATAATTCAAACTCCGAACGGTGATGGAATTTCCCCTAATCATATCATTTATGGAGATCTTACTCATCTAACGATATTTAATCCCAATTCTTTAAGCCAAATATTGCGATTAGTCGGATTCGATGAGATAAATAGTTTTGAAACTGGTCCTACAACAAAAGGATTTCTAAGTACTATAAGACTAATTTTGTGGAAAATCATCAGGGTTATTTTTATGGCGGTTAGAATTATTGAAACAGGTGGGTCAGAAAAAATATTAACACAGGATTTTACTTGTACAGCACGAAAAAGAAAGCCCGATAACAAATGA
- a CDS encoding polysaccharide biosynthesis C-terminal domain-containing protein has protein sequence MKTSKFTSTVSGAAIFIAVVSILSKGLGFLREILFAGIYGLSTEFDIYLIGAVIPLTINTIILCIGQNYFIPTYNKAKSDNTINLNVFVRTNFYLFIVAGLVLALILYMNRENILDLFLGGSEQNIIQTTNHVFILFLLSIPITAGISILIGYQQSNHEFRYSIISNIIPNITVLFFVYFWGSDMIVAIPIGFIVGNLIQISYLMFSSKELFTKVNASISQLTLLLKSSLSSILIVVLIESIGQLYLISDRLFYESITEGGISALSYAQTIFFLPISILTISLSTAIFPKFSILYQEKKKEELERIFSTGILISVGIFVPIMILFIFYGDTITKIFFERGKFSFIDTVKTSDVLSYYAFGIIFYSIYGVINKLLYSIGMIKKLLLITIIGIVLKIILNIILVEQYEQNGLAVSTTLSYLFFFVTSFFIVNKNILNSKRKVFIPNLVYYSVNALAAFIFTKIFVQFMQAFHIGTFYEIIIFITVYSTNLFIVKSNLLNIFSSIINNFSMSYKS, from the coding sequence ATGAAAACAAGTAAATTCACTTCAACAGTTTCCGGCGCCGCTATTTTTATAGCTGTAGTTTCAATACTATCAAAGGGTCTAGGTTTTTTACGGGAAATTCTGTTTGCGGGGATTTACGGATTATCGACAGAATTTGATATTTATCTTATCGGTGCTGTCATTCCGCTGACTATAAATACAATAATCTTGTGTATAGGTCAAAACTACTTTATACCAACTTACAATAAGGCGAAGAGTGACAATACAATAAATCTAAATGTTTTTGTCAGAACTAATTTTTACTTATTCATTGTCGCCGGTTTGGTTTTAGCATTAATACTATATATGAATAGAGAAAATATTCTCGATCTTTTCTTAGGCGGTTCAGAACAAAATATTATTCAAACTACTAACCATGTTTTTATTTTGTTCTTACTCTCAATTCCAATCACTGCCGGAATATCTATTTTAATTGGCTATCAACAAAGTAATCATGAGTTCAGGTATTCAATTATCTCAAACATTATTCCAAACATAACAGTTTTATTTTTTGTTTATTTTTGGGGAAGTGATATGATAGTTGCAATTCCAATCGGTTTTATTGTTGGTAACTTAATACAGATTAGTTACTTGATGTTTAGTTCAAAAGAACTTTTTACAAAAGTTAATGCTTCGATTTCACAATTGACATTGCTGTTAAAAAGCAGTTTGAGCAGTATTTTAATAGTAGTCCTCATAGAAAGTATTGGTCAGCTTTATTTGATTTCGGATAGGTTATTTTATGAATCAATAACTGAAGGTGGAATTTCTGCGTTGAGTTATGCGCAAACTATTTTTTTCTTACCTATCTCTATTCTCACAATATCACTTTCCACAGCAATTTTCCCTAAGTTTTCAATTTTATACCAAGAAAAAAAAAAGGAAGAATTAGAGAGAATATTCAGTACAGGTATCCTTATCAGTGTTGGGATTTTCGTGCCTATAATGATTCTTTTCATTTTCTATGGGGATACAATTACTAAGATATTTTTTGAGAGGGGGAAGTTTTCCTTTATCGATACTGTAAAAACTTCTGATGTTCTGTCATATTATGCATTCGGCATAATCTTCTATTCTATCTATGGTGTTATTAATAAATTATTATATAGCATAGGAATGATAAAAAAATTATTGCTGATTACAATTATAGGGATAGTACTCAAAATAATATTAAATATTATCCTTGTGGAACAATATGAACAAAATGGATTGGCTGTGAGTACCACATTAAGCTATTTATTCTTTTTTGTCACATCGTTTTTTATTGTTAATAAAAACATCTTGAATAGTAAAAGAAAAGTTTTTATTCCAAACCTTGTTTATTACTCGGTGAATGCCTTAGCTGCTTTTATTTTTACAAAAATATTTGTTCAGTTTATGCAAGCTTTTCATATAGGTACGTTTTACGAAATAATAATATTTATAACTGTCTATTCAACGAATTTATTTATAGTTAAAAGCAATTTGTTGAACATATTTTCTTCGATCATTAATAATTTTTCTATGTCTTACAAATCATGA
- a CDS encoding SDR family oxidoreductase, with amino-acid sequence MLYKYTAVVAGGAGFLGSHLCDRLLAEGLKVICIDNLITGNIDNISHLIGNENFEFVKHDITNYTYLPGRIDYILHFASPASPIDYLKLPIQTLKVGSLGTHKALGLAKEKKARFLLASTSEVYGDPVVHPQSEEYWGNVNPIGPRGVYDEAKRFAEALTMAYHRYHGVDTRIVRIFNTYGPRMRLNDGRALPAFVGQALKGEDITVFGNGSQTRSFCYVSDQVDGIYKLLMSNEVEPVNIGNPDEITILQFAEEVIKQTGSKSKIIFKELPVDDPQTRQPNIEKAKKVLGWEPKVDRQKGLEKTIKHFIEIL; translated from the coding sequence ATATTGTATAAGTATACTGCTGTTGTCGCTGGTGGTGCCGGTTTTCTTGGCTCACATTTATGTGACCGCCTATTAGCAGAAGGGCTAAAAGTAATTTGCATCGACAATCTCATTACAGGGAATATTGACAATATCTCACATCTGATTGGAAATGAAAATTTTGAATTTGTAAAACACGATATAACAAACTACACTTACTTACCTGGTAGGATTGATTACATTTTACATTTTGCATCTCCTGCAAGTCCCATTGATTATCTTAAACTTCCGATTCAGACTTTAAAGGTAGGTTCATTAGGTACGCACAAAGCTCTTGGGCTGGCAAAAGAAAAGAAAGCAAGATTCTTACTTGCCTCAACATCTGAAGTTTACGGCGATCCTGTTGTACATCCTCAAAGTGAGGAGTATTGGGGAAACGTAAATCCCATTGGTCCCCGTGGAGTTTATGATGAAGCAAAAAGATTTGCTGAAGCACTAACGATGGCATATCACAGGTATCATGGAGTTGATACAAGAATTGTAAGAATATTCAATACGTATGGACCAAGAATGCGTTTGAATGATGGTCGTGCATTACCAGCATTTGTCGGTCAGGCATTAAAGGGTGAGGATATTACAGTGTTTGGTAATGGTTCTCAGACGAGAAGTTTTTGTTATGTTTCAGATCAGGTTGATGGCATTTACAAACTGCTTATGTCTAATGAAGTAGAACCTGTTAACATTGGAAATCCGGATGAAATAACCATCTTACAATTTGCTGAGGAAGTAATTAAACAAACGGGTTCCAAAAGCAAAATTATTTTTAAAGAACTTCCTGTTGATGACCCTCAAACACGTCAGCCAAATATTGAAAAAGCAAAAAAAGTATTGGGATGGGAACCTAAAGTTGATCGGCAAAAAGGACTGGAAAAAACGATCAAACATTTTATAGAAATTCTATAG